The following proteins come from a genomic window of Malus domestica chromosome 02, GDT2T_hap1:
- the LOC103404113 gene encoding uncharacterized protein, giving the protein MAISNRVLVPFVVFLVSTSVFSPARVVFGEQSGLNRPDPLRHLKSYNGGYDITNKHYWASTAFTGVHGYVIAGVWLLCGLAFTICIAFLKKPSIRSTCPIKHFLDRNFILMFILLLLFTILAIVASSLVLVENERSMKRTEKVKGALMGVAQNARQTIRKVTTAMGNMQYLLLPYDPALASSLNVTSRQLGKDSQAIQRFVDKNGHTIERIIQTPYVAHIVVVAVNLVLLVAATVLLLLHWYPGLVIVIFLCWILTTLIWVLTGFDFFLQNFAKDTCSAFEGFEHNSHNSSLSSILPCLDAKRSEQLMGQIGYTIHTFINKLNSKVTEIAKTLGVNEENDDSVGFLRICNPFSGPPNYTYVPQSCSNDSGIPVGKLPEAISGITCYQNDMENCKRSGKLISQDNYNMAWAFSHSIQHFLDIYPTLQSLSDCTFVKDGISDVVSHQCKPFKNSLKMLWVSMLSLAISMVFLVLILVIKVFQDRGRCFTKFAIIPCLPVTP; this is encoded by the exons ATGGCTATCTCGAACAGGGTTCTTGTACCCTTCGTCGTCTTCTTGGTTTCAACGTCAGTGTTTTCACCGGCAAGGGTGGTGTTTGGGGAGCAGAGTGGCTTGAACAGACCCGATCCCTTGCGCCACTTAAAATCCTACAATGGAGGCTACGACATCACAAATAAACATTACTGGGCT TCTACGGCATTTACAGGAGTCCATGGGTACGTGATTGCAGGAGTTTGGTTGCTGTGTGGCCTGGCATTTACGATTTGCATAGCCTTCTTGAAGAAGCCGAGCATTAGGAGCACTTGCCCCATTAAACACTTCTTGGACCGTAACTTCATCTTAATGTTCatactcctcctcctctttacAATTCTAGCCAT AGTGGCATCAAGCTTGGTGCTGGTAGAAAATGAAAGATCAATGAAGAGAACAGAAAAAGTGAAGGGAGCCCTAATGGGGGTGGCTCAAAATGCTCGACAAACCATCCGAAAAGTAACAACCGCAATGGGAAATATGCAATACCTTTTGCTGCCTTATGATCCAGCCTTGGCAAGCAGTTTGAATGTCACATCCCGTCAGCTTGGAAAAGACTCGCAAGCTATTCAACGTTTTGTTGATAAAAATGGCCATACAATTGAGCGGATTATTCAAACCCC GTATGTTGCTCATATTGTGGTTGTAGCAGTCAACTTGGTCTTATTGGTCGCTGCAACTG TTCTGCTGTTGCTGCATTGGTACCCAGGACTTGTAAT CGTAATCTTTCTGTGCTGGATATTAACAACTCTAATTTGGGTCTTAACTGGCtttgatttctttcttcaaaa TTTTGCAAAAGATACATGTTCAGCTTTTGAGGGTTTTGAACACAACAGCCACAACAGTAGTCTAAGCTCCATTCTTCCATGCTTAGATGCTAAACGCTCAGAGCAGTTGATGGGTCAAATTGGCTACACCATACACACTTTCATAAATAAG TTGAATTCTAAAGTGACAGAAATTGCTAAGACACTTGGAGTAAACGAAGAAAATGATGATTCAGTTGGATTTCTACGTATATGCAATCCTTTCTCCGGACCACCTAACTACACCTACGTACCACAAAGTTGCTCAAACGACAGTGGCATTCCAGTTGGAAAGTTACCAGAA GCCATTTCAGGAATCACTTGTTACCAAAACGACATGGAAAATTGCAAAAGAAGTGGAAAACTTATTTCCCAGGACAACTACAACATGGCCTGGGCTTTCAGCCACTCTATTCAACATTTTCTAGATATATATCCAACTCTGCAGAGCTTATCAGATTGCACCTTCGTTAAGGATGGAATTTCCGACGTCGTTTCGCATCAATGCAAGCCATTTAAGAATTCACTGAAAATGCTATGGGTCTCTATGCTATCCCTAgccatttccatggtgtttttaGTACTAATTTTGGTCATCAAAGTTTTTCAAGATAGGGGAAGATGTTTCACTAAATTTGCCATCATCCCTTGCTTGCCAGTGACTCCATAG